A portion of the Parambassis ranga chromosome 22, fParRan2.1, whole genome shotgun sequence genome contains these proteins:
- the arhgap5 gene encoding rho GTPase-activating protein 5, translating into MAKNKDARPPTFAVSVVGLSGTEKEKGNCGVGKSCLCNRYVRPDADNYYSEHTSVLSTIDFGGRVVNNDHFLYWGDVSHRGDEGLDCKIQVIEQTEFIDDQTFLPHRSTNLQPYTKRAAATKLQSAEKLMYICTDQLGLEQDFDQKQMPDGKLNIDGFVLCIDVSKGCNRKFDDQMKFVNSLYSQIVKSKKPIVVAATKCDECVDQHLRDLQAFVASKKSLMLIETSARSNVNTELCFNALIQQLDKARGKPKTVPYLEAYKIQRQLVASVTDRFEKLMVHTVRDYHTTWKTVINNLKGQSDYDEFITLEGTRKARNMFTKHIAQLKQEHIKRRREEYLTTLPKTLNNLLSNLEEVEHLLWPEAQSVIRNRPDFQYWFVILEHTPWDETDHIDNSDRRIPFDLLDTLEGERIYHNHVQHLLSEKRRVEMKERFKKTLERVHFISPGQPWEEVMCFVMEDEAYKYITESDRRDVYCRHQQEIVERAKEDFQEMLFEHAELFYDLDLNATPSCDKMTEIHSVLNEEPRYRALQKLAPDRESLLLKHIGFVYHPTKETCLSGQNCVDLKVEQILANRLVQLDHGRSNLYYNSANIDKINLCLLGKEGLSQELANEIRAQSTDDEYTLDGKIYELELLPVDVNSTLLFSHTWVTTFKPHGCFCVFNSIESLNCIGDCIGRIRAEIAQSRRDRFAQPLPFILILANQRDSVCKNIPILRHQGQQLANKLQCTFVDIPTGAFPRKFTEFQIKQGLRAVLDGLKHNFDVLAPLPCIKDMSETDLRIVMCAMCWDPFSVDLILSPFLDSHCCSAGQPGHSNTLILDKIIGDSRRRIQVTVLSYHSAIGVRKDELVHGYILVYSAKRKASMATLRAFLAEVQDVIPVQMVAITDSQADFFENDAIKELMTEGEHIATEIAAKFTALYSLSQYHRQTEVFTPFFNEVLEKKPSIESSFLFDSSSRECTTGASEDVFPTSPHSHSPAYNTYYPESDDDNEAPPPYSPIGDDVQLLPTPSERAKYRIDPEGNEYPVHSTPVGDHERNHKVPPPVRPKPVLPRPNVKKLDPNLLKTIEAGMRSNRRMPRGPVTHSEDVEASDNYADPVDTLLRSRGFHNDDIYAVPDDAHSRLVKIRNSFGGLHGGGEEENGFDRKSQAGRRPSKYKHRSKILFSKTKAYQRRFHSDSDGEESGPATQKKKKGRAHRGSEEDPLLSPADPWKGGIDNPAITSDPEQDDKKMKKKKTPKTPKEPKKLKSSKPPKPLYPPTRRTWESNYFGVPLQNLVTAERPIPLFIEKCVEYIERTGLTTEGLYRVSGNKTDQDNIQKLFDQDHSIDFMAMDVAVNAAAGALKAFFADLPEPLIPYSLHPELVEAAKIVDYIERLQVLREIVKKFPSVNYQVFKYIITHLNRVSQHSKTTLMTADNLSICFWPTLMRPDFENKDTLSTTKLNQAVIESFIMQSDYFFHGGELAESSSSEGTPPPRCHNMVEALLPLQLPPPLQPQQIQHALPDPLI; encoded by the exons ATGGCCAAGAACAAGGATGCCCGCCCCCCAACATTCGCCGTCAGCGTGGTTGGCCTCTCGGgaacagagaaggagaagggaAACTGTGGCGTGGGCAAGTCTTGCCTGTGTAACCGATATGTGCGTCCTGACGCGGACAACTACTACTCAGAGCACACCTCAGTGCTCAGCACAATAGACTTTGGAGGACGTGTGGTGAACAATGACCACTTCCTGTACTGGGGGGATGTGTCTCATAGAGGGGACGAGGGGCTGGACTGCAAAATCCAAGTCATTGAACAAACGGAGTTCATTGACGACCAGACGTTCCTTCCACATCGGAGTACGAACCTGCAGCCTTACACAAAGCGGGCGGCAGCCACCAAGCTCCAGTCTGCCGAGAAACTCATGTACATTTGCACAGACCAGCTGGGCCTGGAGCAGGACTTTGACCAGAAACAGATGCCCGACGGGAAGCTGAACATTGATGGTTTTGTGCTCTGCATTGATGTTAGCAAGGGTTGCAATCGAAAGTTTGATGACCAGATGAAGTTTGTCAACAGCCTGTACTCTCAAATCGTCAAGTCGAAGAAGCCTATCGTCGTAGCTGCCACAAAATGTGACGAGTGCGTGGACCAGCACCTGAGAGACCTGCAGGCCTTTGTAGCCAGCAAGAAAAGCCTGATGCTTATTGAGACATCCGCACGCTCCAACGTTAACACAGAGCTCTGCTTCAATGCCCTCATCCAGCAGCTGGATAAAGCACGAGGGAAGCCAAAAACTGTGCCATACCTGGAGGCCTATAAGATCCAGCGGCAGCTCGTGGCCTCCGTGACGGATCGATTTGAAAAACTAATGGTACATACAGTTAGAGATTATCACACTACATGGAAAACTGTGATCAATAACCTGAAGGGCCAGTCTGACTACGACGAGTTCATCACCTTGGAGGGCACCAGGAAGGCGCGCAACATGTTCACTAAGCACATTGCACAACTGAAGCAGGAGCACatcaagaggaggagggaggagtaccTGACAACACTGCCAAAAACCCTTAACAACCTCCTCAGTAACCTGGAGGAGGTCGAGCACCTCTTGTGGCCTGAGGCGCAGAGTGTGATCCGAAACCGGCCGGACTTCCAGTACTGGTTTGTGATACTGGAACACACGCCGTGGGATGAGACGGACCACATAGATAACAGCGACCGCAGGATACCCTTTGACCTCCTGGATACACTCGAGGGTGAGAGGATTTACCATAACCACGTGCAGCACCTGCTGTCCGagaagaggagggtggagaTGAAGGAGAGGTTCAAGAAAACGCTGGAGAGGGTTCATTTCATCAGTCCGGGGCAGCCATGGGAGGAGGTGATGTGCTTCGTCATGGAGGACGAGGCATACAAGTACATCACAGAATCAGATAGAAGGGATGTTTACTGTAGACACCAGCAGGAAATAGTTGAGAGGGCCAAAGAGGAttttcaggaaatgctttttgaGCACGCTGAGCTGTTCTATGACTTGGACCTGAACGCAACTCCGAGCTGTGACAAGATGACTGAAATCCACAGCGTGCTGAACGAGGAGCCCAGATACAGAGCGCTGCAGAAACTTGCCCCGGATCGAGAGTCGCTCCTCCTCAAACACATCGGCTTTGTTTACCATCCCACCAAGGAGACATGTCTGAGCGGGCAGAACTGTGTGGACCTGAAGGTGGAGCAGATTTTAGCAAACAGGCTGGTGCAGCTGGATCATGGGCGCTCTAATCTTTACTATAACAGTGCCAACATTGATAAGATCAACCTCTGCCTGCTGGGAAAGGAGGGCCTCTCACAGGAGCTGGCCAATGAGATCCGAGCTCAGTCCACAGATGACGAGTACACCCTGGATGGTAAAATTTACGAACTGGAGCTTCTACCCGTGGACGTCAACTCCACGCTGCTCTTCAGCCATACATGGGTCACCACGTTCAAGCCACATGgctgcttttgtgtgtttaactCCATAGAGTCACTTAACTGTATTGGTGATTGCATAGGCAGGATCAGAGCGGAGATCGCTCAGAGCCGGCGAGACCGATTTGCCCAGCCGCTTCCTTTCATTCTCATCCTAGCCAATCAGAGAGACAGTGTTTGCAAAAACATACCTATCCTGAGGCACCAGGGCCAACAGCTGGCCAACAAGTTGCAGTGCACCTTTGTGGACATCCCTACAGGCGCCTTCCCACGCAAATTTACAGAGTTCCAGATAAAGCAGGGGCTGCGAGCAGTGCTGGATGGGTTAAAGCACAACTTTGACGTGTTGGCCCCACTGCCCTGCATAAAAGACATGTCTGAGACGGACCTCAGAATAGTCATGTGTGCCATGTGCTGGGATCCTTTCAGCGTCGACCTCATCCTCTCGCCTTTCTTAGACTCACACTGCTGCAGCGCTGGGCAGCCGGGTCACAGCAACACACTCATACTGGACAAGATCATAGGGGACAGCAGGAGGCGGATCCAGGTCACCGTCCTCTCCTACCACTCTGCTATTGGCGTCCGTAAAGACGAGCTGGTGCACGGCTACATTCTGGTCTATTCTGCCAAACGCAAGGCGTCCATGGCAACACTGCGGGCCTTCTTGGCTGAAGTGCAGGATGTGATCCCCGTCCAGATGGTGGCGATCACAGACAGCCAGGCAGACTTCTTTGAGAATGATGCCATCAAGGAGCTGATGACGGAGGGGGAGCACATTGCCACAGAGATTGCTGCCAAGTTTACGGCGCTCTACTCGCTGTCACAGTATCACCGGCAGACGGAGGTTTTCACACCCTTCTTCAATGAAGTGCTGGAGAAGAAGCCAAGCATCGAGAGCTCCTTCCTGTTCGACAGCTCTTCACGTGAGTGCACCACCGGAGCGAGTGAAGACGTCTTCCCCACCTCACCCCACAGCCATTCTCCAGCCTACAACACCTATTACCCAGAGTCTGATGATGACAACGAGGCCCCCCCACCTTACAGTCCAATCGGTGATGATGTTCAGCTTCTCCCCACGCCCAGCGAGCGAGCCAAGTACCGCATTGACCCAGAGGGGAACGAGTACCCGGTCCATAGCACTCCTGTTGGAGACCATGAACGCAACCACAAAGTGCCTCCACCTGTCCGGCCCAAACCGGTGCTCCCCAGGCCTAACGTCAAAAAGCTGGACCCCAATCTGCTCAAAACCATTGAGGCTGGTATGCGCAGCAACCGCAGGATGCCGCGTGGCCCTGTGACACACTCTGAAGACGTGGAGGCGTCAGACAACTATGCAGACCCTGTGGATACCCTGCTTAGGTCCCGGGGTTTCCACAATGACGACATATATGCCGTGCCTGATGACGCACACAGCCGCCTGGTCAAAATCAGGAACTCCTTCGGTGGGCTACacggaggaggggaggaagagaatGGATTTGACCGGAAGTCTCAGGCTGGAAGGCGGCcatcaaaatacaaacaccgTTCTAAGATCCTGTTCAGTAAGACGAAGGCGTATCAGAGACGGTTCCACTCGGACAGTGACGGGGAGGAGTCTGGTCCCgccacacagaagaagaagaaaggacgAGCGCACCGGGGCAGCGAGGAGGATCCACTGCTTTCACCTGCCGACCCCTGGAAGGGTGGCATCGACAACCCTGCAATCACCTCCGACCCCGAACAGGATGacaagaagatgaagaagaagaagacgccTAAGACGCCAAAGGAGCCAAAGAAG CTGAAGTCATCCAAGCCCCCCAAGCCTCTGTACCCGCCTACCCGAAGAACCTGGGAGAGCAACTACTTTGGCGTTCCCCTGCAGAACCTGGTGACGGCGGAGCGCCCCATCCCGCTCTTCATTGAGAAGTGTGTTGAGTACATCGAGCGCACAG gtctgaCGACAGAGGGCCTGTACCGCGTCAGCGGGAACAAGACGGACCAGGATAACATCCAGAAACTGTTCGATCAAG atCACAGCATCGACTTCATGGCCATGGACGTGGCGGTGAACGCCGCTGCCGGAGCTCTGAAGGCGTTCTTTGCTGACCTGCCCGAGCCGCTGATCCCCTACAGCCTGCACCCAGAGCTGGTGGAGGCCGCaa aaatcGTGGACTACATCGAGCGCCTGCAGGTCTTGCGAGAGATTGTAAAGAAGTTTCCTTCTGTCAACTACCAGGTCTTCAAATATATAATCACACACCTCAACAG GGTGAGCCAGCACAGTAAGACCACGCTGATGACGGCCGACAACCTGTCCATCTGCTTCTGGCCCACCCTGATGCGGCCTGACTTCGAGAACAAGGACACGCTGTCGACCACCAAGCTGAACCAGGCCGTCATCGAGTCCTTCATCATGCAGAGCGACTACTTCTTCCACGGCGGCGAGTTGGCCGAGAGCTCCAGCAGCGAGGGCACGCCGCCGCCGCGCTGCCACAACATGGTGGAGGCCCTGCTGCCGCTGCAGCTGCCCCCGCCTCTGCAGCCGCAGCAGATCCAGCACGCCCTCCCCGACCCGCTCATTTAG